The following nucleotide sequence is from Pseudomonas putida S13.1.2.
AACCGAGGGCACGGAACCACTGAGGTAGATGACCGTCTTGCCTGCAGGAACTTCTACGGCCGACGAGATTGGGAAACTCCCTGCACCATGGCGCACGATGTCTTGTGCATGAGCGCTGCCGATACCGGCCAATGCCAATGCAGCAACGGTCTTCAAAGCGACTTTCATAGTGTTCTCCTGAAAATTACCAAACATGTGTACGCAGGGATGATGCGTACACGGGTCATTCCATTGCGCCAGGTGCGCTTAGAATCGATAAAGGCTGAAGGGCTTCGGGTCCAGCACGGGCGCCTTTCCAAGCAGCAGGTCCGCCGACAACTCGGACGATACCGGGCTTTCCGTCATCCCCCAACCGGTTGCGGTATTGATGACTAGGCCTGGGTACTCATTGACCTGCGAAATAATGGGGTTCTCATCCGGTGCGATGGCCATGGCACCGCTCCATTGATCGATCAACTTCGCATCGCCGAAGGCAGGGAACTCGACCTTGAGTTTTTCCAACGAAGCATCCAGTTCCGGAATATCCGGGGCCGCCGTCATCAGTCGGTTTTTCTCGAAGGGCGAAACCTCGTCCAACTTCCAATGCGTGGGCTGAGTGAACGAATCGATCAATTGCCTGTTAAGCGCGATGTGCACCGGGAAGTCGGGAATAGCCAGCAATGGCAGGTATTTATAGCCATACATGAACGACTCTTTCACCACCGGGGCAACCACGACGCGCGGCGAAGTCGCGTAGGTACCGTCGGCCTGCTCACGGAAGTAGATATTACCGGGCAATGCAACGTTGCCGCCGGGTGCACGCGGTGCCGCACTGATGATTTGCTGGGACTGATAAGCGGGCAAGGTGGGCACATCCACGCCCAGGTTCTGCATGAACAACCTGGACCATGCGCCGCCGGCCACGATCACGCGGGCAGCCCTGATCGCGCCCTTCTCCGTCACTACATCGGAGATCGCGCCGGCGTGGGTTTCCAAGCCCCTTGCAGCGCAGTGGGTGTAGATGCGCACACCGATTTTCTTGGCGTATTCGGCCATGACAAACGATGCGCGCTCGGCGTCCAGGCTACCGGAGTCTTCCTCGAAGCCTGCAACCGTCCAGTTCGAAGACGCGCCGCGCAGCCGCTGTTCAAGTTCACTGCCTTGAATAATGCGGGTCTTGAAAGGGATGTCAGACCCTGCTTCCCGGGTTTTGACATCAATCCACTTTCTCACACCTTCCAGGTCTTCTTCATCGAAAGGCACTTCGACTCGGCCTTGTGTGCGATAACTGGTATCTGCACCCACTTTGGCATTCATTTCACGCCAGCGTTGCTTGGCAAGGTGGTGCAACTGGAAAGTCGCATCAGGCATCTTGTAGGTCATGACCTGACCATAGAACCTGCATGACTGCTCGCCGGCAATCTCACCTTTTTCAACGACAACCACGGAAAGGCCACGTTCGACGAGGTTGATCGCCGTCATGAGCCCGAGAATGCCGGCGCCGACGACGACTACATCCGCCTGCTTGGGCAGCACCCCCTCAGTGCCTTCTACAAAACCAAACCGCGGTTTGCCGGGGATCAACCGGCCTTCGCGCGTCAGCAGGGGGGTGAGAAGACCCGCGCCCCCCGCGACGGCCACGACGCTACCGCCGATCAAAAACTTACGCCTCGTCATTCCCATGACACTTTCCTTTCCTGGTATCCGGTGTTGATTGCATTCGCCCAGACGGCGAGGCACCTGCTTGGCCGACAGCCGCCTTGACCAACTTTGCGGTCAGGCAGTCAGGCTGAGCGTTAAAAATTCAAGGGGGGCGATTCTGATGACGCAACCGTGCCGGAAAAATCGCGGAGGGCAAATACTTAGTTCAGTCATTTGCAAACTAATACGCAGGAGACATAAATAGTTGAGATAGCGACACTGCGCCTTCACCTGATAAATGCCATTTCGGAACAAGCATGTGGATTATTTGGGCGATGCAATAACCTCATTAATAAGCCGGTTATTTGATACTTAGTAATTACGCGTCTTGGATATAACTGTGTTCCTTTAATTCATATGCGACGGTTTCCAGCAGATTGACAGTGGACAGCCCGTAGATCCATTACCGTAGCGATTTGAATACACCGTATCGAAATCAGTACAACCCCGTTCGAGAGCGGCTGCGCAAGGGTTTGATCCCCAAACGCTTTTTCATGCCTCGCCATCTGTAGCGTTTTCGTTCCAAAAGAATCGCGGCGCGAATGCAGAAATTCGCTAAATCATTGTTTTATAACTGTTTTTTGTCGTTGGCCGTGTTTTTGCTAAGGGAATACCAACCCAAGAGCGCGGAGCCACCGCGCCCAACGCCCTGCTTCCCGAGGATTCCCCATGAGCGAGTTGCGTTTCACTGAAGATCACGAATGGCTGCGCGTCGAAGCCGATGGCAGCGTCACCGTGGGCATCACCGCCTACGCCCAGAACGCCCTTGGCGATGTGGTTTTCGTGCAACTGCCAGAGTTGCAGCAGTATCAGAAAGGCGGCGAAGCGTCCACCGTCGAATCGGTCAAGGCCGCCAGCGGCGTGTACATGCCGCTGACCGGTGAAGTGGTCGAGGTCAACGGCCAGCTCGAAAGCAGCCCGGAACTGGTCAACGAAGACCCCATGGGCGAAGGCTGGTTCTTCCGCTTCAAACCGGCCGACATGAGCGAAGTCACCGCCCTGCTCGACCAGCACGCCTACGACCGCCTGATCAAAGCCAACGACGACGCCTGAGGAAAACCGCCATGACCATCCACCTCGGCACCGCCAACGAATTCATCGCCCGTCACATCGGCCCGCGCGCCGCTGACGAGCAGGCCATGCTCGCAACCCTGGGCTTCGACTCGCTGGACGCCATGACCGCCGCGGTCATCCCCGACAGCATCAAGGGCACCAGCGTACTGGGCTCCCACGACGGCCAGAGCGAGGCCGACGCGCTCGCCGCGCTCAAGGCCATCGCCGGCAAGAACCAGCTGTTCAAAAGCTACATCGGCCAGGGCTACTACAACACCCACACCCCGGCGCCGATCCTGCGCAACCTGCTGGAAAACCCGGCCTGGTACACCGCCTACACCCCGTACCAGCCAGAAATTTCCCAAGGCCGCCTGGAAGCGCTGCTGAACTTCCAGACCCTGATCAGCGACCTGACCGGCCTGCCGATCGCCAACGCCTCCCTGCTCGACGAAGCCACAGCTGCGGCCGAGGCCATGACCTTCTGCAAGCGCCTGTCGAAGAACAAGGCCAGCCATGCCTTCTTCGCCTCTGTGCACTGCCACCCGCAAACCCTCGACGTACTGCGCACCCGTGCCGAGCCGCTGGGTATCGAGGTGGTGGTTGGCGACGAGCGCGAGCTGGGCGATGTCAGCGCCTTCTTCGGCGCCCTGCTGCAATACCCCGCCAGCAACGGTGAAGTGTTCGACTACCGTGAAGTGGTACAGCGCTTCCACGCCGCCAACGCGCTGGTGGCCGTCGCGGCCGACCTGCTGGCCCTGACCCTGCTGACCCCACCGGGCGAATTCGACGCCGACGTGGCCATCGGCAGCGCCCAGCGTTTTGGCGTACCACTGGGCTTCGGTGGCCCGCACGCGGCTTACTTCGCCACCCGTGACGCGTTCAAGCGCGACATGCCGGGCCGCCTGGTCGGCGTATCGATCGACCGCTTCGGCAAAACTGCCCTGCGCCTGGCCATGCAGACCCGCGAGCAGCACATCCGCCGCGAAAAGGCCACCAGCAACATCTGCACCGCCCAGGTGCTGCTGGCCAACATCGCCAGCATGTTCGCCGTTTACCACGGCCCGGCCGGCCTCAAGCGCATTGCCGAACGCACCCATGCACTGACCGCGATCCTGGCCGCCGGCCTGAAGACGCTGGGCGTACAGGTAGTGGGCGCCAGCGCCTTCGACACCCTGACCCTGGCTACTGGCACTGCCACCGCAACCCTGCATGACAAGGCACGCACCCAGGGCATCAACCTGCGCCAGATCGATGCCGCCCACGTGGGCCTGTCGCTGG
It contains:
- a CDS encoding NAD(P)/FAD-dependent oxidoreductase is translated as MGMTRRKFLIGGSVVAVAGGAGLLTPLLTREGRLIPGKPRFGFVEGTEGVLPKQADVVVVGAGILGLMTAINLVERGLSVVVVEKGEIAGEQSCRFYGQVMTYKMPDATFQLHHLAKQRWREMNAKVGADTSYRTQGRVEVPFDEEDLEGVRKWIDVKTREAGSDIPFKTRIIQGSELEQRLRGASSNWTVAGFEEDSGSLDAERASFVMAEYAKKIGVRIYTHCAARGLETHAGAISDVVTEKGAIRAARVIVAGGAWSRLFMQNLGVDVPTLPAYQSQQIISAAPRAPGGNVALPGNIYFREQADGTYATSPRVVVAPVVKESFMYGYKYLPLLAIPDFPVHIALNRQLIDSFTQPTHWKLDEVSPFEKNRLMTAAPDIPELDASLEKLKVEFPAFGDAKLIDQWSGAMAIAPDENPIISQVNEYPGLVINTATGWGMTESPVSSELSADLLLGKAPVLDPKPFSLYRF
- the gcvH gene encoding glycine cleavage system protein GcvH, whose protein sequence is MSELRFTEDHEWLRVEADGSVTVGITAYAQNALGDVVFVQLPELQQYQKGGEASTVESVKAASGVYMPLTGEVVEVNGQLESSPELVNEDPMGEGWFFRFKPADMSEVTALLDQHAYDRLIKANDDA